A stretch of DNA from Juglans microcarpa x Juglans regia isolate MS1-56 chromosome 5D, Jm3101_v1.0, whole genome shotgun sequence:
atatatatatatatatatatatattctagttGAAAGGCACATCAATTAATGTTTCAAAATGTGAtcaatgaaaaaaatctataattaatatatatatgatattccTCGAAGAagtacatataattaattatcagcTCGAAATTGAAAGGaccattaatttaatttgtaactatattatatgtttataaaatattatcagataAATCATGTCCCATGCAAAATGgtacaagaaaattaaaaaagttgcaTCGCATTGGCTTGGAATTAAGATAATGGCCGGCAtggattaattaatattattagatcAGGGGGTGCCTATGTGAAGAAGAAGCAGCATGACCTGATCCAATAGACAAAGTTGCAAGGCTGTTAGCTTCAAGTTCTTCCTTGTGTCTGAGTTGCTCTATGAGTAATGCAAGATATGCTTCTTCCTCATGATCTCTGTTCCCGTATGTAAATGGGGTATAATATTGGTTGTGGCAGACGTTGTAGCTCATCATCATGTGGTTTCTattactcatcatcatcatgtcttTTCTGTATGCaggttgctgctgctgctgatcATCATCTTCTAGATCTTCTACTACTGGTCTTTCACCCCTTTTAATAGTGACATACTGCATCACCCAAGATCGCAATATTAATGAAAAACAATTAATTACAGTTAGTAGATAATTCTTTCATTATAAAATGcacaatttaagtaatattagTACCCTAAAGAAGCTGTGCTTGTTTCGCACGTACATGCTCAGTCCTACCTGTCTATTAAATGGCAAATTCACAACCAACTCATCATATCCTACGTGTCCATTAAAGCAGCTTTTACAAAGTGATTACACAtaagtaaactcataaactggtatgtcttgatgtgatacatcagattataaaattatttttactataaaatagatctaacggatttcataaaatcacatcaatcgtagatttactttatataatctctttgtgtatATAACcgttatcaattttttttccatattaatAATTATCATCTTTCTTTCGACTGTCGTTTTCCCTTGCACCAAGCTAGGGATGAAAAGGTTCGAGGGCATTATAGTCCTAAAATCAGAGAAAACCCGGAttaattttcaaagaaattgagTTACAACTTTTAAGGAAGAGAAGAACTCA
This window harbors:
- the LOC121266366 gene encoding B3 domain-containing transcription factor LEC2 is translated as MYSWVNRSQSSTSPKREAEENLPTLSDKDGIQIVIRDVYSNQEWSVKYKYWSNNKSRMYVLENTVDFVRQNELVIGDSITLYEDECKSLYVTIKRGERPVVEDLEDDDQQQQQPAYRKDMMMMSNRNHMMMSYNVCHNQYYTPFTYGNRDHEEEAYLALLIEQLRHKEELEANSLATLSIGSGHAASSSHRHPLI